In Sphaeramia orbicularis chromosome 14, fSphaOr1.1, whole genome shotgun sequence, the following are encoded in one genomic region:
- the cct6a gene encoding T-complex protein 1 subunit zeta produces MAAVKALNPKAEVARAQAALAVNISAARGLQDVLRSNLGPKGTMKMLVSGAGDIKLTKDGNVLLHEMQIQHPTASLIAKVATAQDDITGDGTTSNVLIIGELLKQADLYVSEGLHPRIIAEGFEAAKEKALAVLEEVKVTQEMDRETLINVARTSLRTKVHAELADLLTEAVVDAVLAIAKPNEPIDLYMVEIMEMKHKTDCDTQLIRGLVLDHGARHPDMKKRVEDAYVLTCNVSLEYEKTEVNSGFFYKSAGEREKLVAAERKFIEDRVQKIIALKNNVCPNGEKGFVVINQKGIDPFSLDALAKEGIVALRRAKRRNMERLTLACGGIAMNSVDDLTPECLGHAGLVYEHTLGEEKYTFIEKCGNPRSVTLLVKGPNKHTLTQIKDAVRDGLRAVKNAIEDGSVVSGAGAFEVAVADALVKHKPNVKGRAQLGVQAFADALLVIPKVLAQNSGYDPQETLLKLQTEYKESGQLVGVDLSTGEPMVAGEAGVWDNFSVKKQLLHSCTVIASNILLVDEIMRAGMSSLKG; encoded by the exons ATGGCTGCTGTGAAAGCGCTGAACCCAAAAGCAGAGGTGGCCAGGGCCCAGGCTGCCCTGGCGGTTAACATCAGTGCCGCCCGGGGGCTTCAGGATGTGCTGAGAAGTAACCTGGGACCGAAGGGGACCATGAAAAT GCTGGTGTCTGGGGCAGGAGACATAAAGCTGACCAAAGATGGCAATGTCTTGTTACATGAAATG CAAATTCAGCACCCAACAGCATCACTGATTGCAAAGGTTGCCACAGCACAGGATGACATCACAGGAGATGGCACCACGTCCAATGTCCTCATCATTGGTGAATTATTGAAGCAGGCTGACCTCTATGTGTCAGAG GGTCTTCATCCAAGAATAATTGCTGAGGGCTTTGAAGCAGCAAAGGAGAAAGCCCTGGCTGTTCTGGAGGAGGTGAAAGTGACACAAGAAATGGACAGAGAAACACTCATCAATGTAGCACGCACCTCACTCCGGACCAAGGTCCATGCAGAGCTGGCAGACCTGCTCACTGAG GCTGTTGTAGATGCTGTGCTGGCCATTGCTAAACCCAATGAGCCAATCGACCTGTACATGGTGGAGATCATGGAAATGAAGCATAAGACGGACTGCGATACAca ACTGATCAGAGGTTTGGTGTTGGACCACGGTGCCCGACACCCAGACATGAAGAAGAGGGTGGAGGATGCCTATGTGCTGACCTGCAATGTCTCTTTGGAGTATGAAAAGACTGAGGTCAACTCTGGCTTCTTCTACAAGAGTGCAGGGGAGAGGGAGAAACTTGTGGCTGCAGAGAGGAAGTTCATTGAAGATCGTGTGCAGAAGATCATTGCCCTGAAGAATAATGTTTGTCCTAATGGGGAGAAGGGATTTGTCGTCATTAACCAGAAG gGTATTGACCCATTCTCCCTGGATGCCCTGGCAAAGGAAGGCATTGTTGCCCTGCGCAGGGCGAAGAGAAGGAATATGGAGAG ACTCACCCTTGCTTGCGGTGGCATCGCCATGAACTCAGTTGACGACCTCACGCCCGAGTGCCTGGGACACGCTGGGTTGGTCTATGAACACACACTG GGAGAGGAGAAGTATACGTTCATTGAGAAGTGTGGAAACCCTCGCTCAGTGACCCTGCTGGTGAAGGGACCCAACAAACACACCCTCACACAGATCAAAGACGCTGTAAGGGACGGTCTGCGGGCAGTCAAGAATGCCATTGAAGACG GTAGTGTTGTTTCTGGCGCAGGTGCGTTTGAGGTGGCTGTGGCAGATGCTCTGGTAAAACACAAGCCCAATGTGAAAGGCAGAGCTCAGCTGGGAGTTCAAGCATTTGCTGACGCTCTGCTAGTCATCCCCAAG GTTCTGGCTCAGAACTCAGGTTATGACCCACAGGAGACTCTGCTCAAGCTGCAGACAGAGTACAAAGAGTCCGGTCAGCTTGTTGGAGTTGACCTCAGCACAG GTGAACCCATGGTGGCGGGAGAAGCAGGTGTTTGGGATAATTTCAGTGTCAAGAAGCAACTTCTTCATTCATG CACTGTGATTGCCAGTAACATCCTGTTAGTGGATGAGATCATGCGAGCTGGAATGTCTTCACTCAAAGGCTAA
- the LOC115432978 gene encoding LOW QUALITY PROTEIN: protein NipSnap homolog 2-like (The sequence of the model RefSeq protein was modified relative to this genomic sequence to represent the inferred CDS: substituted 1 base at 1 genomic stop codon), translating into MATRVLQRVGSGLKQTKNGLNANGQVTVVIRSLSAFREDSWFKSLFVRKVDPRKDAHSHLLAKKEDNNLYKIQFHNVKPECLDAYNGLWXKHLLRFVPSIHADPEYPCELVGTWNTWYGEQDQAVHLWRYRGGYPALTEVMNKLRQNKVFMDYRKKRGTMLLSRRNQLLLEFSFWNEPVPRPGPNIYELRSYQLRPGTMIEWGNYWARAIDIRQQNQEAVGGFFSQIGSLYTVHHLWAYKDLQSRENIRNAAWQREGWDEVVYYTVPLIQHMESRIMIPMKTSPLK; encoded by the exons ATGGCGACCCGAGTCCTTCAAAGAGTGGGCAGCGGCCTTAAACAGACCAAAAATGGGCTTAATGCGAACGGACAAGTCACTGTTGTCATAAG GAGCCTCTCAGCTTTCCGTGAAGATAGCTGGTTCAAGTCCCTCTTTGTTAGAAAGGTTGATCCCAGAAAAGATGCTCACTCCCATCTACTTGCCAAGAAGGAAGACAACAATCTGTACAAAATACAAT TTCACAATGTCAAGCCTGAGTGCCTTGATGCTTACAATGGACTTTGGTAGAAACATCTCCTCCGTTT TGTGCCTTCAATTCATGCTGACCCTGAGTACCCTTGTGAGCTTGTTGGTACCTGGAACACATGGTACGGAGAGCAGGATCAGGCAG TTCACCTGTGGAGATATCGGGGAGGATACCCGGCTCTCACCGAAGTCATGAACAAACTCAGGCAGAATAAG GTGTTTATGGACTACAGAAAAAAGAGGGGCACGATGCTGCTGTCTCGTAGGAACCAGCTGCTGCTGGAGTTCAGCTTCTGGAATGAACCAGTTCCTCGTCCAGGACCCAACATCTACGAGCTCCGATCATACCAGCTCAGA ccTGGAACAATGATTGAGTGGGGAAATTACTG GGCACGTGCTATTGACATTCGCCAGCAGAACCAGGAGGCAGTGGGGGGTTTTTTCTCCCAGATTGGAAGTCTGTACACGGTTCATCACCTATGGG CTTACAAAGATCTTCAGTCCAGAGAAAACATTAGAAACGCAGCCTGGCAGCGTGAAGGCTGGGATGAGGTGGTTTATTACACAG TCCCTCTTATTCAGCACATGGAATCAAGAATAATGATCCCCATGAAGACTTCGCCCTTGAAGTAA
- the mrps17 gene encoding small ribosomal subunit protein uS17m, translating to MSAKRVSVHAKWIIGRVIGTKMPKTAKVRVTRLVLDPYLLKYFNKRKTYFAHDALSQCTVGDIVLLKALPEVRSKHVKHELAEIVYKVGRVVDPLTGKRVAGTEFLDSLDDFQHSLEEDKTLSEKLQDLNISAMSSGDDSPPAQTSTS from the exons ATGTCGGCGAAGCGCGTATCAGTCCATGCCAAATGGATCATCGGCAGAGTTATAGGGACCAAGATGCCCAAAACTGCCAAAGTGAGGGTCACAAGGCTGGTTTTGGACCCCTACCTGCTCAAG taCTTCAACAAGAGGAAGACATACTTCGCCCATGATGCTCTGTCGCAGTGCACTGTTGGAGATATTGTGCTTCTTAAGGCCCTGCCTGAGGTCCGGTCGAAACACGTTAAGCATGAACTGGCTGAGATAGTGTATAAAGTAGGCCGAGTAGTTGATCCACTTACAGGCAAAAGAGTAGCAGGAACAGAGTTTTTGGATTCTTTGGATGACTTTCAACACAGCCTGGAAGAGGACAAGACGTTATCTGAAAAACTGCAGGATCTGAATATCTCTGCCATGTCCAGCGGAGATGATTCCCCACCAGCACAAACATCCACATCATGA